The Acanthochromis polyacanthus isolate Apoly-LR-REF ecotype Palm Island chromosome 17, KAUST_Apoly_ChrSc, whole genome shotgun sequence genome has a window encoding:
- the ruvbl2 gene encoding ruvB-like 2: MATTKVPEVRDITRIERIGAHSHIRGLGLDDALEPRQVSQGMVGQLASRRAAGVILEMIKDGHIAGRAVLIAGQPGTGKTAIAMGIAQSLGPDTPFTALAGSEIFSLEMSKTEALSQAFRKAIGVRIKEETEIIEGEVVEIQIDRPATGTGAKVGKLTLKTTEMETIYDLGNKMIDSLSKEKVQAGDVITIDKATGKISKLGRSFTRARDYDAMGAQTQFVQCPEGELQKRKEVVHTVSLHEIDVINSRTQGFLALFSGDTGEIKSEVREQINAKVCEWREEGKAEIIPGVLFIDEVHMLDMECFSFLNRALESDLSPVLIMATNRGITRIRGTNYQSPHGIPIDLLDRLLIIATSPYTEKETRQILKIRCEEEDVELSEEAHTVLTRIGMETSLRYAIQLISTAGLVCRKRKGTEVQVEDIKRVYSLFLDEARSSQYMKEYQDSFLFNETQTTSMDTS, from the exons ATGGCGACTACAAAGGTTCCTGAGGTTCGTGACATTACACGGATTGAAAGAATTG GAGCCCATTCTCACATCCGTGGCCTTGGTTTGGATGATGCTTTGGAGCCAAGACAG GTGTCTCAGGGGATGGTCGGCCAGCTGGCCTCCCGTCGAGCAGCTGGGGTCATTCTGGAGATGATCAAAGATGGCCACATTGCTGGCAGGGCAGTGCTGATTGCTGGCCAACCTGGCACAGGAAAGACCGCCATCGCTATGG GCATCGCCCAGTCTCTTGGCCCGGATACACCTTTCACAGCACTGGCTGGTAGTGAAATCTTTTCTCTGGAAATGAGCAAGACCGAGGCACTTAGCCAAGCTTTTAGAAAAGCCATCGGAGTGAGGATCAA AGAAGAGACAGAGATTATTGAAGGAGAGGTGGTGGAAATCCAGATTGATCGACCAGCCACTGGAACA GGTGCGAAGGTGGGCAAGCTGACTCTAAAAACTACTGAAAtggagacaatatatgatttgGGCAACAAGATGATTGACAGTCTCAGTAAAGAGAAGGTTCAAGCTGG agATGTCATTACCATTGACAAAGCCACTGGGAAGATCAGCAAGTTGGGTCGCTCTTTCACTAGAGCCAGAGACTATGATGCCATGGGAGCCCAG aCACAGTTTGTACAGTGTCCAGAGGGTGAGCTTcagaagaggaaggaggtgGTCCACACAGTGTCCCTCCATGAGATTGATGTCATCAACAGCCGCACACAAGGCTTCCTGGCTCTGTTCTCTGGAGATACTGGAGAGATCAAGTCTGAAGTTCGCGAGCAGATTAATGCCAAAGTGTGTGAGTGGAGGGAAGAAGGCAAGGCAGAGATCATTCCAGGG GTGTTATTTATTGATGAGGTCCATATGCTGGACATGGAGTGTTTCTCCTTCCTGAACCGTGCTCTGGAGAGTGACCTGAGCCCAGTTCTCATCATGGCCACTAACAGAGGAATTACTCG AATCCGTGGCACAAACTATCAGAGCCCTCATGGTATCCCCATCGACCTGCTGGACCGCCTGCTCATCATCGCCACCTCCCCTTACACGGAAAAAGAGACGAGGCAGATCCTCAAGATCCG atgtgaggaggaggatgtggagCTCAGCGAGGAGGCTCACACCGTCCTCACTCGTATCGGCATGGAGACGTCACTGCGCTATGCCATCCAGCTGATCAGCACTGCAGGACTGGTGTGTCGTAAACGCAAG GGGACAGAAGTTCAAGTGGAAGACATTAAGCGGGTTTACTCTCTGTTCCTGGATGAGGCCAGATCCTCTCAGTACATGAAGGAGTATCAGGATTCCTTCCTCTTTAATGAAACAC AAACAACTTCCATGGACACCTCATAA